In Eleutherodactylus coqui strain aEleCoq1 chromosome 4, aEleCoq1.hap1, whole genome shotgun sequence, the following are encoded in one genomic region:
- the LOC136624515 gene encoding zinc finger protein 345-like: MERKRDKITESIFTLTLEILFQLTGEDYTVVKKTSSDDCQAPVSDGWGRPLSPITGPPPHPLILEEIDEQKILELTNKMIKLLTGEVPIRCQDVTVYFSMEEWEYLEGHQDLYKDVMMEDHQSPPSPGRTSKRTAAERCPYPSLPQDDQLVNPDEDLIPIDATETHVRGDQPCKEGIPTDDPPDDKTRNSKGHLISTDYEVEDPGIIQDTNEKPVIIPNMPSALHSKNLSSDPSKHVSSSDSLKNVKQNKIYRTDVEQQRAHTGEKPYSCSECGKCFNRKSKLVLHQRIHTGERPYSCSECGKCFNQKSNLVLHQRIHTGEKPYSCSECRKCFNLKSNLVLHQRIHTGERPYSCSECGKCFNRKSSLVLHQRIHTGEKPFSCSECGKGFNRKSNLVLHQRIHTGEKPHSCSECGKCFNQKSSLVSHQIIHTGEKPYSCSECGKCFNLKSNLVLHQRIHTREKPHSCSECGKCFYRKSNLVLHQRIHTREKPHSCSECGKCFYRKSNLVLHQRNHTVEKPYSCSECGKSFNNKSDLVKHQRIHTGEKPYSCSECGKSFNNKSDLVKHQRIHTGENPYSCSECGKCFNQKSSLVLHQGIHTGEKPYSCSECGKCFNRKSSLVLHQRIHTG, encoded by the exons atggagaggaagcGGGACAAGATaacggagagtatattcaccctcaccctagagatactcttccagcttacaggagag gattacacggtagtgaagaagacttctagtgacgactgtcaggccccggtgtctgatggatggggaagaccccttagtccaatcacagggcctccacctcaccccctgatactggaggagatcgatgaacagaagatcctagaactcaccaacaagatgattaagctgctgactggagag gttcctataaggtgtcaggacgtcactgtctatttctccatggaggagtgggagtatttagaaggacaccaggatctgtacaaggacgtcatgatggaggaccaccagtcccccccatcaccag gtagaaccagtaagagaacagcagcggagagatgtccctaTCCTtctcttccacaggatgatcag ctggtgaatccggatgaagatctgatccctattgatgctacagagacacatgtgaggggggatcagccgtgtaaggaggggattcctacagatgaccccccag ATGACAAAACTAGAAACTCCAAAGGACATCTGATATCAACAGATTATGAAGTGGAAGATCCTGGTATCATACAAGATACAAATGAAAAGCCGGTTATTATCCCAAATatgccctcagcccttcacagcaaaaatcTATCTTCTGATCCTTCTAAACATGTTTCATCTTCTGATTCATTGAAGaatgttaaacaaaataaaatttacAGAACAGATGTTGAACAACAAAgagctcacacaggggagaagccatattcatgttctgagtgtggtaaatgttttaaccgaaaatcaaagcttgtgttacatcagagaattcacacaggagaaaggccatattcatgttctgaatgtgggaaatgttttaaccaaaaatcaaatcttgtgttacatcagagaattcacacaggggagaagccatattcatgttctgaatgtaggaaatgttttaacctaaaatcaaatcttgtgttacatcagagaattcacacaggggaaaggccatattcatgttctgaatgtggaaaatgttttaaccgaaaatcaagtcttgtgttacatcagagaattcacacaggggagaagccattttcatgttctgaatgtgggaaaggttttaaccgaaaatcaaatcttgtgttacatcagagaattcacacaggggagaagccacattcttgttctgaatgtgggaaatgttttaaccaaaaatcaagtcttgtttcacatcagataattcacacaggagagaagccatattcatgttctgaatgtgggaaatgttttaacctaaaatcaaatcttgtgttacatcagagaattcacacgagGGAAAAGCCccattcttgttctgaatgtgggaaatgtttttaccgaaaatcaaatcttgtgttacatcagagaattcacacgagGGAAAAGCCccattcttgttctgaatgtgggaaatgtttttaccgaaaatcaaatcttgtgttacatcagagaaatcacacagtggagaagccatattcatgttctgaatgtgggaaatcttttaacaataaatcagatcttgttaaacatcagagaattcatacaggggaaaagccatattcatgttcagaatgtgggaaatcttttaacaataaatcagatcttgttaaacatcagagaattcatacaggggaaaatccatattcttgttctgaatgtgggaaatgttttaaccaaaaatcaagtcttgtgttacatcagggaattcacacaggggagaagccatattcatgttctgaatgtgggaaatgttttaaccgaaaatcaagtcttgtgttacatcagagaattcacacagggtag